The window tatatatatatatatatatataaaataagtgTTAGGTGAGAAAAAGGACCTCCTACTCCTACAATCTGAAGGgccaataaaaaataaaagattattcTTAAGAATTAGTTAAAGTGTACAAGGATTGAaaatatgattattattattattataatattaagGTCCAAGTGGTTCTACCTACTCCATATCCAAGAAAAAGAGAACTTGTCatctttgttgttgttgttggttgGGTTGCACATTCATATCATCTAACTtaactaataattattaaaataatgaCATGTAAACTTGCAAAGTGACACAATTGACCAAACCCATCATGCaaattgcaaaataaaatactaattatATTCAATTTAAATCAACTTGGAATTGCTTAATTAAGACTTCAAATGTCTGGCCACAAATTGATGAAAAAGCCAAAATTATTGGGTTCCCTACAAAACAAGCCCTAAATCTTATAACACTTGGTTCAATGTGACTAAATTCAATGCTACCTATCTTCTCATAAATGAGTGATTCCCATTCAATgggaatttaatcatttctGCTCTTATTTTATCAAGACAACATGGATCTGAAATAGGGTTGTGTTCCTAAAATTTTGAGCCTCATATTTTTCGGATAATTCATAATATTTTAATggatttttttcaaattaaagTTTATCATTAGCAAATCGGTCTTAAATCCATATAATGACATTCGAGTAAAAAAACCTAATATGTTTGATAAAATAATCTTGAAAAGCCATCATTTAACAATAAAAATACGGGTTTTTTAATTTGGATCGTGTGTATGAACCACTTTACAGACTACATATAAGAATATGATTTAATATTTCTAACTTAAAGAACTTGGAGATTCTCTTCTTCTCTCCAAattatatttctattttttaactAAACCTTTGAACTTTTATTTTGTCATGAAATACGTTTTTCACATTTTAAAATGCCTAATAATACAGTAACGTGATTGAACAAACAGCAAACTTGCACCTTTCAAAAAGATTCaactaaataaaagaaaacaaaagggttcaattttaaaatattcacaaaaaaaaaaaaaaaagttagagaaaCCTAATAATGCATTGTATATACCCTTTGTGGTTTGTACTTTGTGGAGAATAAATATTGCCTCAATATATGAGGACTTGTAGCCACAGGAACAATAATTAAGTAGATAGGACATTAAAAAAACtaatagtaaaaataaaaataaataaatgaatgacAGAGACTGCCACCAGTATTTAGTGCCTATCAACAACTAGATTTAAATACTACATTTTTTTTGATCCTAGTTGTCTACTTGAGAGCCTCAAAAATATCCTTAGCCGAAAGTATACTTTGCAATAATAAAATATACTTAGACCTCATTTGTCACAGAGTTTATTTTATATTACCGCTTTAAGCCACTAATGTTTGGTGAAAAAATGTTTTAAAATGTCTAATTactattatataattttaaataaaaactttatcATATTTTTACCTATCATTTTATATAaactaattataaattttattaaataaacttacataattaattagttaaaaaaataacaGAAAAGATAATCGAATAGCGGTAACAGATATTTAGCTAACAGACTCTTAAAAAAACTCAGCTTAACATGAAAAAGATAAGAGGAAAAGGAAAAGTACCAGCAACATTGATGTTCTCAACAATGTAAAGAACATTGTCCTCATTGATCTCTCCCTTCTGTTGTGCATCTAATATATGATCCATTGCGCATTTTAATCCTTCATTAGTCATTCTCTTTGTGCTTGCAATTTTCCTGTCACCAAACccacttttttattattttattccaAATCTAAtcatttctttttataattaaGTCAAATATTCTTCACCCAATCATAGTTTATTGGGTATAACttgattaatttcaaatttacaatgcaaaattaataattgaaattcaataatttaataaataattaattaatcaaaagtttTGATTGCTAATTTATTTTCATcacttttcactttaaaaataatagttttttttttttttacttttataactgaaaataattttttacaaaacaaagcgCAACAGTAAACCACAGCAAGTAAATTAAACGGTTAAATAAACTAAACGGTGCTAATTTTTTTAGATCTAGGAATTAAATCTCAATTAGTGCAACTTGAGAAAACTATAATCCAATTATAGGACATGGCATAGAAACATGACATCACATGCCTACAATAGAATTTTTCATTGTCCTATATGAAAAGCAAAATCGATTTTTCATTGTCCTATATATGCACAACTAAAACCAAAAACGACTACGTATCTTTAACGACGCGCAACTTGAAAAGTTTGTCTTTTCACGTATTTCTAAGTTTATTTGGCACTATAAACAAGGAATCCAATTAAAATCTATCCTCAAGCCCAGGaactatatataatatttataaataaaccAAATTAAGGGTCAATTTGCCCCTATTTGTCAAATTAGTCGTTCATAAATAAACTagtttaacttttataaaattttaaatattaaaatttaatatatttgtgCTAATTTTCATTTGAGCTAAATCGATCAGAAAGACCAAATCGCCCCTCACAGCATACCAAATACATCTATCTAATTTCcattaataaaactaaaaattaagttaaaataaTAAAGTATTAAATTATGTAACAGTTaatgaaaattaataaataaatagttaatTTATGCATATTATATcagataaataaaattaaaagactTACTTCCTTTCGTCAACAAAATAATCTTTGAAGAGCTGAAGCCttttttccttaatttcctTACAGATCTTCAAATAACCTCTCAAGAAAGGTCTCAAAATGGGGATAAAATCGCCATAGTTGTATTCAAAGCTCTGAGCCAATCTACTTCTTTCTCCATTCAAGGCCTTGAGCTTAACAAACAACGGATCATCTTCACTCTCAAATCTCCGATCAAACATAATCCTATACATATTATTATACATCATCAATTGCAATCTCCGCCGCAAAACGATCCCGTTCGTCGCCGAATCGGGATTCTTCATCACATCTTCCACAACTTTCGCCGCCTCTTCTTCCCATCCATACCTGTACTGCTGCACAACTTTATTAGTGAAAAACGGCACCGTCATGATTCTCCGCATTTTCCTCCAGTGCTCACCGTACACTGTGAAAACCATATCCTGTCCTTTCCCTGTAAAAATGTCGAACACGACATTTCGGGTTCTCGACCCGAATTCCACACCCTGAGTCGCTAAAACCTCTTTAGCGTGCTCAGGAGAGGATACGACTACGAGATTCCTCTGTCCCATACGGAGGAGCATTATGTCGCCGAATTTCTTAGCATAATCGGCGAGATTGCGGTGGTTTAAATCGTCGCCGACTTGAAGCCAGTTACCGAATACGGGAACGGGTAAAGGTCCGGGTGGGAGCTTAAAACGCTTACCGCGAAGCTTTGAAACGACAATGGCTACAATTACAGCAATGAAAAGACCCAGGAGGGTCTTTTCTAAGAAGAGGAGATCCATTAATGGCGAAAAGGTTGGAgcagaaagaaagagagaaatgGTATGGTATGGTGTTGGTGGAGGACAAAGAGAGGTTTTTGGGGGTTTTATAGAGAGAGTGGGGGGTTAGAGTTGGGTGGACACGTGGCGGGTAGTTGAGGCGTGTGGGCGAGATTGGAGAGTGGGATTAGATAGAAGTGTGAGAATGGGGGATTTGACGGCGTTAGTGTATTTGACGTGGTAGGCGAAGAGAACGGTGTTTAGGAGTAGGTAAGCTGGTTGGTGGCGAAAATGTCACAAATTGGTCTCCAATACTTTTGTATTATGGTGGGTCCACACCATCCATTggccatttatttttttattttattttactacATCAATTCACGTATAAACttggttaaaaataataattaggataatgacctaaaaaaaaacaaaggggGGAAACTACAAAATTGGATCGAATTGGAGacctatttacatatttaacacaTTTACTCAATatattacatatttagactatatttgtgtgatttttttaaaatatcttcaatatgtttgtaattttacggCGCGGCcgtctccctcccgtctgacttcgcgaatcgatgctttcgcgacaTATGTGAACCTAATGTTTGGTtcagttgatgattttaatccgCATATGTGAAATCTAGACATGTTTTTAAGAATATTCGTGAAGtggaatataaaaaaaaaggtcaAACAACAagagattctaacattaaaatcataacattatcaaaatttacaataagattgcgacaataacaatattaaaatcatatcaaaatttacaacaagattgtcacaataaactcctaacaaatcacttcaaaatGAACCTAACGAATCTGGACGGAAATTTCTTCCTATACTAGAAGtccagactttttgggatggacgtttcccatggtgcacaccaagattgacacaatctctcttaacgaatcattttaaagtaaatgtggccaatcttgagggaaatttctccctatataggaaggaaagtcatctctcCTGCACCACAGTACGTCgtcttccagaaagggatgttatgtattcgaccaccttcagaaaaatgtAATCGTGTTGGgcaaaaaaatgatgatttagcttcgcgaaatgaggatttgTGAAGCATGCGAGTATAAATGTGCAGGAAAAAGaatgattttacttagcgaatcgatgattttgcgaagtctgcgaggtctgaaacgtgacgatctacgttGTATATTGATGCTTTcacgaagtctgcgagtgaaaaaacatgaacttttctactcgcagacttcacgaaataatcgattcgctaagtagactgtcacgtttcaggctctttctcatcgcagatcttcgcgaaatcatcgactacgcgaagtgattttctgcaaaaaaaaaaaaacagagaaaacagtagatacttacatttttcgcgcctttcactCTTAAAATCGACAATAATAATATGAT of the Euphorbia lathyris chromosome 7, ddEupLath1.1, whole genome shotgun sequence genome contains:
- the LOC136235790 gene encoding trans-cinnamate 4-monooxygenase, with the protein product MDLLFLEKTLLGLFIAVIVAIVVSKLRGKRFKLPPGPLPVPVFGNWLQVGDDLNHRNLADYAKKFGDIMLLRMGQRNLVVVSSPEHAKEVLATQGVEFGSRTRNVVFDIFTGKGQDMVFTVYGEHWRKMRRIMTVPFFTNKVVQQYRYGWEEEAAKVVEDVMKNPDSATNGIVLRRRLQLMMYNNMYRIMFDRRFESEDDPLFVKLKALNGERSRLAQSFEYNYGDFIPILRPFLRGYLKICKEIKEKRLQLFKDYFVDERKKIASTKRMTNEGLKCAMDHILDAQQKGEINEDNVLYIVENINVAAIETTLWSIEWGIAELVNHPEIQKKLRDEIDTVLGVGHQITEPDTHKLPYLQAVIKETLRLRMAIPLLVPHMNLQEAKLGGYDIPAESKILVNAWWLANNPAHWKNPEEFRPERFFEEESKVEANGNDFRYLPFGVGRRSCPGIILALPILGITLGRLVQNFELLPPPGQDKLDTSEKGGQFSLHILKHSTIVAKPRCF